One stretch of Pieris brassicae chromosome 8, ilPieBrab1.1, whole genome shotgun sequence DNA includes these proteins:
- the LOC123713148 gene encoding DNA N6-methyl methyltransferase isoform X1 — protein sequence MSIIFSKENICLIDHMHFVNKCYSNVRELNNRKHYTLTPKLFSIKRERSNDKLFRKRKHNDNVLEEALTIQALYNNLIASLPTGLKTAVKNKHNTMDASSLRDFSKNLFESTDYDHKDISGGNNSEVPLICQIKGSDFLVPGKCRFICGCVKEECKKLDGNKYDIVIADPPWWNKYIRRLKKAAFKLSYSMMYNEEIASIPINSLFSDTTLIAIWCTNSPSNIKSVKELIFPKWGVDYVTTWYWLKLTIDLEPICAFSSGSKKQPYERLIIGRRGDIKVPENVVFASIPSSLHSHKPPLIDLFTYYNVSTKGPHVLELFARYLLPNTTSVGYEPLKWQNLALYVEYQ from the exons ATGAGTATCATATTTAGTAaggaaaatatatgtttaatagaTCATATGCATTTTGTTAACAAATGTTACAGTAATGTAAGAGAactaaataatagaaaacattACACTTTAACGCCTAAGTTGTTCTCAATAAAACGAGAAAGGAGTAACGATAAACTATTCAGGAAAAGGAAGCACAATGATAATGTTCTTGAAGAg gctTTAACTATACAAGCATTATACAATAATCTCATTGCATCATTACCAACAGGCTTAAAAACAgcagtaaaaaataaacacaacacAATGGATGCTTCTTCTTTAAGGGATTTTTCCAAGAATTTATTTGAATCAACTGATTATGACCACAAAGATATAAGTGGCGGTAATAACTCTGAAGTCCCACTGATATGTCAAATCAAAGGTTCTGATTTTTTAGTGCCAGGAAAATGTAG ATTTATATGTGGCTGTGTTAAAGAAGAATGTAAAAAATTGGATGggaataaatatgatattgtTATAGCAGATCCACCCTGgtggaataaatatattcgaaGATTGAAGAAGGCAGCATTCAAACTAAG TTATTCAATGATGTATAATGAAGAAATCGCATCAATACCTATAAACAGTCTTTTTTCTGACACCACCCTTATAGCAATTTGGTGTACAAATTCCCCGAGCAATATTAAGTCCGTCAAGGAACTAATTTTTCCTAAATGGGGTGTTGACTATGTAACAACATGGTATTGGTTAAAGTTGACCATAGATTTAGAACCTATTTGCGCTTTTAGCAGTGGATCAAAGAAACAACCATATGAAAGATTAATTATCGGAAGAAGAGGAGACATAAAAGTGCCGGAGAATGTGGTGTTTGCAAGTATTCCGAGCTCATTACATTCTCATAAACCACCACTTATTG ATCTCTTCACATACTATAATGTATCAACAAAAGGACCACATGTTTTAGAATTATTTGCAAGATACCTGCTTCCAAATACTACTAGTGTTGGATATGAACCGTTAAAATGGCAAAATTTAGCATTGTACGtagaatatcaataa
- the LOC123713786 gene encoding UDP-glucose 4-epimerase-like, translated as MPQFKTVLVTGGAGYIGSHCVVDLLDAGYDVVAIDNFANAVGDEEGSPALNRAEQITGKKITFYEADLLDKAQINGIFDKHNVDCVIHFAALKAVGESMQQPLLYYQNNLLGMLNLLEVMRSHNCYQMVFSSSCTVYGEPKHLPITETHATGNITNVYGRTKYFIEEMLKDLSAADAKWNIISLRYFNPVGAHPSGLIGEDPTKEFTNLMPFMAQVALGKKPVLTIFGNDYNTPDGTGIRDYIHVMDLANGHVAALNLLCTSHLGLKIYNLGTGRGVSVKELVDVFERVTSTKVPTKYVARRLGDITAMWADASLANTELGWTTTRSIEQMCTDFWRWQTMNPDGYPKKNKTSVIVMNGKS; from the exons ATGCCTCAGTTTAAAACCGTCCTGGTAACGGGAGGCGCCGGGTACATCGGTAGCCACTGCGTAGTTGATCTTCTGGACGCTGGATACGATGTAGTGGCCATAGACAACTTCGCCAATGCTGTCGGTGACGAAGAAGGGTCGCCGGCTCTTAATCGTGCGGAACAAATCACAGGAAAGAAAATTACCTTTTACGAAGCCGATCTTTTGGATAAAGCGCAGATAAATGGAATTTTTGATAAG CACAACGTAGATTGCGTGATCCACTTTGCAGCGCTGAAAGCGGTCGGAGAGTCAATGCAACAACCGTTACTCtactatcaaaataatttactcgGAATGCTCAACTTATTGGAG gTTATGCGATCCCATAACTGCTATCAAATGGTTTTTTCGTCATCGTGCACGGTCTACGGGGAGCCAAAGCATCTGCCCATCACGGAAACACACGCCACGGGCAATATCACTAACGTTTACGGCCGAACCAAGTACTTCATTGAAGAGATGCTTAAGGATTTAAGCGCTGCCGACGCG aAATGGAACATAATATCTCTGAGATACTTTAATCCGGTTGGCGCACATCCTTCTGGGCTGATCGGGGAGGACCCGACAAAAGAGTTTACAAACCTCATGCCCTTCATGGCTCAAGTCGCGTTGGGCAAGAAGCCAGTTCTTACCATTTTTGGAAATGATTATAACACCCCTGATGGAACTG GTATCCGGGACTACATCCATGTGATGGATTTAGCCAATGGCCACGTGGCAGCGCTAAATCTCTTGTGTACCTCTCATCTTGGTCTAAAG ATCTACAATCTGGGCACAGGGCGTGGTGTTTCAGTTAAAGAGTTGGTCGATGTGTTTGAGCGGGTAACGAGCACCAAGGTGCCAACGAAGTATGTGGCGCGAAGACTTGGCGACATCACTGCCATGTGGGCTGACGCCTCTCTCGCTAACACTGAGCTGGGCTGGACCACCACTCGTAGTATTGAACAGATGT GTACAGACTTTTGGCGATGGCAGACCATGAACCCCGACGGTTATCCGAAGAAGAATAAGACAAGTGTCATTGTCATGAACGGAAAGAGCTAA
- the LOC123712805 gene encoding microsomal triacylglycerol transfer protein produces the protein MVTPTAYIVFAIVVCGVSGLQPLNFAGREIYEVETTVQLQEVTQREREVGYKVKAVLTVEETWHADDERLLRFELAEPRLLIRGANAREDFLPHDSVWDSYPHSEFYAYLKDGLVLNIYLDANELSDILNYKRSLISQFQLQTSTGAGIETDASGVCRVAYETPDENTVRKIKSECEGEWGESRRVARYTINNGRLVALHAEEVHEARLAAGGGIKARAWLRLSHRATADAASLAVDRAEALAAVPSRLAAVPLRAPAPVLDDSVAASESQSTEWEPDEAERGGDVSEAWRAMRAREALCGETRARLGALLERVEKGRLPAALRVLGSCGSRASHAAAADLLRLREPSSPLASLAPHYYAALALAPNPHESVVESLLASSSWPRDDTEARDADAAAAALAALGALARTLRRREPESRLAAAAAERLVSALAECRGERCRVAHLRALANAAPGGASEALLSRAERGADVEALAALDALDALSAEGALSLHASRRLQALISSGRPLVVRASALDVVLRAAADAPFTLLSLVNTLTYRAEGELVRVLWQRLVALGESTALFRAALPPTLKMRALFAPATSVALRRSLPPPTAAPAAAVCLDSLQVARGGALRRGVVHLQGPGSDLLAVDLVATGLEELAGGAGDEEPTAASLALSAGGARLPPVSLFDGRAELAAHVWAGTASAPTPALRAMLPLASRSRALRLLDGVALRGRLEAIAAVALDAHAQVSVWSRSARGGVEARGGVAARALLRAEAAWGEVDAVAELEIEPRLRIAADLDFYDGVALCVRVRVPAAPQTLRVTLQSRLGASRRRVRRVSERRWGAEGRTLSLGPELDVACRSLGSAED, from the exons ATGGTTACGCCAACAGCGTACATAGTGTTCGCGATTGTAGTATGCGGGGTCTCGGGACTGCAGCCGCTGAACTTCGCCGGGCGCGAGATATACGAAGTTGAGACGACTGTTCAGCTGCAGGAAGTGACCCAACGCGAACGTGAAGTGGGTTACaaggtgaaggcggttttgaCCGTGGAAGAAACCTGGCACGCGGATGACGAACGGCTGTTGCGCTTTGAGTTGGCGGAGCCACGACTTCTAATTCGCGGTGCGAACGCCCGTGAAGACTTTCTGCCTCACGATTCTGTCTGGGACTCCTATCCTCACTCCGAATTCTATGCCTATTTAAAAGACGGATTAGTGCTGAACATTTACCTGGATGCCAACGAGCTGTCCGATATCCTCAACTACAAGCGTTCTCTTATTAGCCAATTTCAG CTTCAGACATCCACGGGCGCAGGCATCGAAACGGACGCGTCGGGAGTCTGTCGAGTGGCCTACGAAACCCCGGATGAGAATACCGTGCGAAAGATAAAG AGCGAGTGCGAAGGCGAGTGGGGCGAGTCAAGGCGTGTAGCGCGCTACACCATAAATAATGGACGTCTCGTAGCCCTGCACGCCGAGGAGGTGCACGAGGCGCGGCTGGCGGCCGGAGGAGGGATCAAAGCGCGCGCCTGGCTGCGGCTCTCACACCGGGCCACCGCAGATGCCGCGTCCCTCGCCGTTGACCGAGCCGAGGCCCTGGCGGCCGTGCCCTCGCGCCTCGCGGCCGTCCCCCTGCGGGCCCCCGCGCCCGTCCTCGACGACTCGGTCGCTGCCTCG GAGTCGCAGTCGACGGAGTGGGAACCGGACGAGGCCGAGAGAGGGGGCGACGTCTCGGAGGCGTGGCGGGCGATGCGCGCCCGAGAGGCGCTCTGCGGCGAGACGCGGGCCCGCCTCGGCGCTCTGCTGGAGCGCGTGGAGAAGGGGCGTCTGCCGGCGGCTCTGCGGGTCCTCGGCTCGTGCGGTTCGAGGGCGTCGCACGCCGCCGCGGCCGACCTTCTGCGGCTCCGCGAGCCTTCGTCGCCGCTCGCCTCGCTGGCGCCTCACTACTACGCCGCCCTCGCGCTCGCCCCGAACCCGCAC GAGAGCGTCGTCGAGAGTCTACTCGCCTCGAGCTCGTGGCCCCGCGACGACACCGAGGCCCGCGACGCCGACGCGGCGGCCGCCGCGCTCGCCGCTCTCGGCGCGCTGGCGCGGACGCTGCGACGGCGCGAACCCGAGTCGCGACTCGCGGCCGCCGCCGCGGAGAGGCTCGTCTCCGCCCTCGCCGAGTGCCGAGGCGAGCGATGCCGCGTCGCCCACTTGCGCGCCCTCGCCAACGCCGCGCCCGGCGGCGCCTCCGAGGCGCTCTTGTCGCGGGCGGAGCGGGGCGCGGACGTCGAAGCGTTGGCGGCTCTGGACGCCCTGGACGCACTGAGCGCCGAAGGCGCGCTCTCGCTTCACGCTTCTCGTCGACTGCAAGCGCTGATCTCGTCGGGGAGGCCCCTGGTGGTGCGGGCCTCCGCGCTGGACGTGGTCCTTCGGGCCGCCGCCGATGCGCCTTTCACTCTGCTGTCGCTCGTCAACACGCTCACGTACCGG GCCGAGGGTGAGCTGGTGCGCGTGCTGTGGCAACGGCTGGTGGCGCTCGGCGAGAGCACCGCACTGTTCCGCGCCGCGCTGCCCCCCACCCTGAAGATGCGCGCGCTCTTCGCTCCCGCCACGTCAGTCGCCCTCCGGCGGAGTCTGCCGCCGCCGACCGCCGCGCCGGCCGCGGCCGTCTGCCTGGATTCGCTGCAGGTCGCCCGCGGCGGCGCCCTGCGGCGAGGCGTCGTGCATCTGCAGGGCCCCGGATCAGACCTGCTCGCCGTCGACCTCGTCGCGACCGGGCTCGAGGAGCTCGCGGGAGGCGCCGGCGACGAAGAGCCGACGGCGGCCTCGCTCGCTCTGTCGGCGGGTGGCGCGCGTCTGCCGCCCGTCTCTCTGTTCGACGGCCGCGCCGAGTTGGCGGCGCACGTGTGGGCGGGCACGGCGAGCGCGCCGACGCCAGCCCTCCGCGCGATGTTGCCGCTCGCTTCGCGGTCGCGAGCTCTGCGCCTCCTCGACGGCGTCGCTCTCCGCGGCCGCCTGGAGGCGATCGCGGCGGTCGCCCTCGACGCGCACGCCCAAGTGTCGGTGTGGTCGCGCAGCGCGCGCGGCGGCGTGGAGGCTCGCGGCGGGGTGGCGGCGCGCGCGTTACTGAGGGCGGAGGCGGCGTGGGGCGAGGTCGACGCCGTCGCCGAGCTCGAGATCGAGCCGCGTCTGCGCATCGCCGCCGACCTGGACTTCTACGACGGCGTAGCGCTTTGCGTTCGCGTGCGCGTCCCGGCCGCTCCGCAGACGCTACGCGTGACGCTGCAGTCTCGCCTGGGGGCGTCGCGGCGGCGCGTGCGACGCGTCAGTGAGCGGCGTTGGGGCGCCGAGGGCCGCACTCTGTCGCTGGGCCCTGAGCTGGACGTCGCCTGTCGCTCGCTCGGCTCGGCCGAGGACTAG
- the LOC123713148 gene encoding DNA N6-methyl methyltransferase isoform X2, producing the protein MDASSLRDFSKNLFESTDYDHKDISGGNNSEVPLICQIKGSDFLVPGKCRFICGCVKEECKKLDGNKYDIVIADPPWWNKYIRRLKKAAFKLSYSMMYNEEIASIPINSLFSDTTLIAIWCTNSPSNIKSVKELIFPKWGVDYVTTWYWLKLTIDLEPICAFSSGSKKQPYERLIIGRRGDIKVPENVVFASIPSSLHSHKPPLIDLFTYYNVSTKGPHVLELFARYLLPNTTSVGYEPLKWQNLALYVEYQ; encoded by the exons ATGGATGCTTCTTCTTTAAGGGATTTTTCCAAGAATTTATTTGAATCAACTGATTATGACCACAAAGATATAAGTGGCGGTAATAACTCTGAAGTCCCACTGATATGTCAAATCAAAGGTTCTGATTTTTTAGTGCCAGGAAAATGTAG ATTTATATGTGGCTGTGTTAAAGAAGAATGTAAAAAATTGGATGggaataaatatgatattgtTATAGCAGATCCACCCTGgtggaataaatatattcgaaGATTGAAGAAGGCAGCATTCAAACTAAG TTATTCAATGATGTATAATGAAGAAATCGCATCAATACCTATAAACAGTCTTTTTTCTGACACCACCCTTATAGCAATTTGGTGTACAAATTCCCCGAGCAATATTAAGTCCGTCAAGGAACTAATTTTTCCTAAATGGGGTGTTGACTATGTAACAACATGGTATTGGTTAAAGTTGACCATAGATTTAGAACCTATTTGCGCTTTTAGCAGTGGATCAAAGAAACAACCATATGAAAGATTAATTATCGGAAGAAGAGGAGACATAAAAGTGCCGGAGAATGTGGTGTTTGCAAGTATTCCGAGCTCATTACATTCTCATAAACCACCACTTATTG ATCTCTTCACATACTATAATGTATCAACAAAAGGACCACATGTTTTAGAATTATTTGCAAGATACCTGCTTCCAAATACTACTAGTGTTGGATATGAACCGTTAAAATGGCAAAATTTAGCATTGTACGtagaatatcaataa